One window from the genome of Drosophila albomicans strain 15112-1751.03 chromosome 2L, ASM965048v2, whole genome shotgun sequence encodes:
- the LOC117564873 gene encoding cyclin-dependent kinase 5 activator 1, translating to MGTVLSFNPRDRHPIYSSQPNFPYNQSADLQAEKLNETAGSIDSHLNNFSYEQLNNAKNRENKSGKSGMSSHQISRHGSGHNQNSCGASMQYNSMHTQINSHNNFNNLTVSSKDTINNDLDSHNENSIVISEKSSIEKSLKKHSLFINALSWKKLSTSHNKKKVDNKNKCANMPSACFKAQLLEASYSTSGAVNATATADKNKNIQLHCNHIEEHQHQQQHHCNQNQVIRDLPFFPTAAKTQKPSTAKELGRVNNTNSITNHNKLIQKQPLTLTLPQQLQASSIQIKNTNQNHIPRKTVIQASTSELLKCLGMFLHYRCHRLNNFDPGDAVMWLRAVDRSLLLQGWQDVAFINPANVVFVYMLVRELVNGEETKESDLQASVLTCLYLSYSYMGNEISYPLKPFLVEDSKENFWDRCLVIVNRLSNKMLKINAEPAFFTEVFTELKSCGQFQTNSNRRSSCGGA from the exons ATGGGCACGGTGCTGAGTTTTAATCCAAGGGATAGACATCCCATCTATTCGTCACAGCCCAATTTTCCATACAATCAATCCGCTGACTTGCAGGCGGAGAAACTCAACGAGACTGCGGGCTCCATCGATTCGCATTTGAATAACTTCTCGTATGAGCAGCTGAATAATGCCAAGAACCGCGAGAATAAATCGGGCAAATCCGGAATGTCGTCGCACCAAATATCGCGACATGGCTCCGGACACAATCAGAACAGCTGTGGGGCAAGCATGCAATATAATTCAATGCACACGCAAATCAATTCGCACAACAACTTCAATAATCTGACAGTGTCGTCGAAGGACACGATCAACAATGATTTGGACTCGCATAATGAGAACTCGATTGTCATCTCGGAGAAGAGTTCGATTGAGAAGAGCTTGAAGAAGCACTCGCTGTTCATCAATGCGCTCTCATGGAAGAAGCTATCGACTTCGCATAACAAAAAGAAGGtcgacaacaagaacaaatgCGCCAATATGCCGTCGGCCTGCTTTAAGGCTCAACTCCTGGAGGCATCGTACTCCACATCGGGGGCGGTGAATGCGACAGCCACAGCTgataagaataagaatatcCAGCTGCATTGCAATCACATCGAggagcatcagcatcagcaacagcatcacTGCAATCAAAATCAGGTCATCAGGGATTTGCCATTCTTCCCCACGGCCGCCAAAACACAGAAGCCATCCACGGCCAAGGAGCTGGGACGTGTCAACAATACCAACTCGATAACCAATCACAACAAACTGATCCAGAAGCAGCCTTTAACGTTGACACTGCCCCAGCAGTTGCAGGCTTCGTCGATACAGATCAAGAACACTAATCAAAATCACATTCCACGCAAAACTGTTATACAG GCTTCTACTTCGGAACTACTCAAATGTCTGGGCATGTTCTTGCACTATCGTTGCCATCGGTTAAACAACTTCGATCCTGGCGACGCCGTCATGTGGCTCAGGGCTGTCGATCGTAGCCTCCTCTTGCAAGGCTGGCAG GATGTGGCATTTATCAATCCAGCAAATGTTGTATTCGTCTACATGTTGGTTCGCGAACTGGTCAACGGAGAGGAAACAAAGGAATCTGATCTTCAGGCATCTGTGCTCACTTGTTTGTATTTGTCGTATTCATACATGGGAAACGAAATAAGTTATCCTCTTAAGCCATTTTTGGTCGAAGACTCCAAAGAGAACTTTTGGGACAG ATGCCTGGTGATCGTGAACAGATTAAGCAATAAGATGCTTAAGATCAATGCAGAGCCAGCATTCTTTACTGAAGTATTCACTGAATTAAAATCATGCGGTCAATTTCAAACCAACTCGAATCGAAGATCATCTTGCGGAGGCGCCTGA
- the LOC117564386 gene encoding protein CEPU-1, which translates to MMNGSRICRILLYFLFFRATLCQRSYFDPKINITEMFMMGDDVNNGFNMNDDQIVKFIKPLDRGPYFDTSATKNVTSLVGKTGHLNCRVRNLGNKTVSWIRHRDLHLLTVAESTYTSDQRFTSIYNKQTGDWSLQIKFPQLRDSGVYECQVSTTPPVGYTMIFSVVEPITSIPGGPELYIDLGSTVNLTCIVKHLPDPPLMVHWTHNNQEINYDSPRGGVSVITEKGDITTSYLLIQRAQISDSGRYSCMPSNANAKSVNVHILNGDHPAAVQGANSFVGLSLNALVFIMVFAHV; encoded by the exons ATGATGAATGGGTCACGAATATGTCggattttactttattttt TGTTTTTTCGAGCCACGCTTTGTCAGCGAAGTTATTTCGATCCGAAAATAAACATTACAGAGATGTTTATGATGGGCGACGATGTCAATAATGGCTTCAATATGAACGACGACCAAATTGTAAAGTTCATCAAGCCTCTCGACAGGGGGCCCTACTTCGATACATCAGCCACCAAGAATGTGACATCATTGGTGGGCAAAACGGGGCATCTCAACTGTCGTGTCAGGAATCTGGGCAATAAAACG GTATCCTGGATACGGCACAGGGACCTACATCTTTTGACTGTGGCTGAGAGCACGTACACATCGGACCAAAGATTCACTTCAATCTACAATAAGCAAACTGGCGATTGGTCTTTGCAg aTCAAATTTCCCCAATTAAGAGATTCTGGAGTTTACGAGTGTCAAGTTTCAACGACACCTCCTGTTGGCTATACAATGATATTTTCAGTTGTTG AGCCCATCACAAGTATTCCGGGAGGTCCCGAGCTATACATTGATTTGGGCTCCACAGTTAACCTGACTTGTATTGTGAAGCATCTTCCGGATCCACCGCTAATGGTGCATTGGACCCACAATAATCAG GAGATCAACTACGATTCACCTCGAGGTGGAGTATCAGTTATTACCGAGAAGGGTGATATAACCACATCATATCTGTTAATACAACGCGCCCAAATATCCGACTCTGGCAGATATTCCTGCATGCCATcgaatgcaaatgccaaatcGGTTAATGTCCACATTTTAAATG gAGACCACCCGGCCGCGGTTCAAGGAGCCAACTCGTTTGTCGGGCTTAGTTTAAATGCGCTAGTTTTTATAATGGTTTTTGCACATGTAtaa